The Candidatus Koribacter versatilis Ellin345 genome has a segment encoding these proteins:
- a CDS encoding cupin domain-containing protein: MQNSSYNVITLAAESGTTESYNNHSIAKVNDHEVRISTMTESYHWHVHPDSDESFLALEGGLYIDFEDGTVELKPGQMITVARGVRHRTRPVGARSVNLTFERTDARSEKVPSPNE; the protein is encoded by the coding sequence ATGCAGAATTCCTCATATAACGTAATCACACTGGCGGCAGAGTCCGGGACCACCGAGAGCTACAACAACCACTCCATCGCGAAAGTGAACGATCACGAAGTCCGCATCAGCACCATGACCGAGTCTTATCACTGGCACGTGCACCCTGACTCCGACGAGTCGTTTCTCGCTCTGGAAGGCGGGCTTTATATCGACTTTGAGGATGGAACGGTCGAGCTAAAGCCGGGCCAAATGATCACCGTCGCCCGCGGAGTGCGCCATCGCACCAGGCCTGTCGGCGCACGATCCGTGAACCTGACGTTCGAACGCACGGATGCTCGCAGCGAAAAGGTCCCTTCCCCAAACGAATGA
- a CDS encoding YXWGXW repeat-containing protein translates to MKIRRLLYPAMLLLIVLGLSGLSFAQFGVSISIGVAPPPLPVYDQPPIPAVGYIWTPGFWAWSDDGYYWVPGTWVQPPEVGLLWTPGYWGWNDDQSAFAWNDGYWGPEVGFYGGVDYGYGYTPDGYYGGEWRGRDFYYNRAVNNVTSVHITNVYEKQVVTHTTVERVSYNGPGGAQAKPTPKQVQAKQQKKVDVTPVQKQHVQAAKSNPQLLAKNNNGKPPVAATSKPGDMSHAVQAKAAGGKIDPKVLQANAKTAPKTAKPAARPEANAAKQPAKPAETGKAAETSKATEANKPAAETGKASASSKPSTEPSKSTERTATKPASGAENSGARAKQTEPATPRPAAKESGSSAGMPQSEGAGHRAEPAGKAAEPKAQPAEHAPAAKEKAAQPETNKQKPEKAKPASEKDKPEEPK, encoded by the coding sequence ATGAAGATTCGTCGCTTGCTTTATCCCGCGATGCTGCTGCTCATCGTGTTGGGCTTGTCGGGGCTCTCGTTCGCACAATTCGGTGTCTCTATTTCTATCGGTGTCGCGCCGCCACCACTGCCGGTCTATGACCAGCCGCCGATCCCCGCGGTCGGTTACATCTGGACGCCCGGCTTTTGGGCATGGAGCGATGACGGCTACTACTGGGTTCCGGGAACATGGGTGCAGCCTCCCGAAGTCGGCCTGCTTTGGACGCCGGGCTATTGGGGCTGGAATGATGACCAGTCGGCTTTCGCTTGGAACGATGGCTACTGGGGACCCGAAGTCGGTTTCTACGGCGGAGTTGATTACGGCTATGGCTACACTCCAGACGGCTATTACGGTGGCGAATGGCGAGGCAGGGACTTTTACTACAACCGCGCCGTGAACAACGTAACCAGCGTTCACATCACGAATGTTTATGAGAAGCAGGTGGTAACCCACACAACCGTAGAGCGCGTGAGTTACAACGGTCCAGGTGGTGCGCAGGCGAAGCCAACGCCGAAGCAAGTACAGGCGAAGCAGCAGAAGAAGGTGGATGTTACGCCCGTACAGAAACAGCATGTGCAAGCAGCGAAGAGCAATCCACAACTGCTGGCCAAGAACAACAATGGCAAGCCGCCTGTAGCAGCCACCTCGAAGCCTGGCGACATGAGCCATGCCGTGCAGGCGAAAGCAGCCGGCGGCAAGATCGATCCGAAAGTGCTCCAGGCCAACGCCAAGACTGCGCCGAAGACGGCCAAACCTGCGGCGCGTCCGGAGGCGAACGCGGCGAAACAACCTGCAAAGCCGGCAGAAACCGGCAAGGCTGCCGAGACGAGCAAAGCCACCGAAGCAAACAAGCCCGCCGCGGAAACCGGCAAGGCCAGCGCAAGCAGCAAGCCGAGCACGGAGCCTTCGAAGAGCACCGAGCGTACGGCAACGAAGCCTGCGAGTGGCGCTGAAAACAGCGGAGCTCGCGCCAAACAGACGGAACCAGCTACGCCGCGTCCGGCAGCCAAGGAATCCGGATCGTCGGCCGGAATGCCGCAGTCGGAAGGTGCTGGTCATCGTGCAGAACCTGCCGGCAAGGCCGCGGAACCCAAGGCACAGCCTGCTGAGCATGCTCCTGCTGCCAAGGAAAAAGCTGCGCAGCCGGAAACGAACAAACAGAAGCCGGAGAAGGCCAAGCCGGCATCTGAGAAAGACAAGCCGGAAGAACCAAAATAA
- a CDS encoding GNAT family N-acetyltransferase, which translates to MPTLDVSVRAATEADLPALHELIERSCRELQADDYTPAQLDGALGHALGVDTQLIHDRTYFVAELDGKIVASGGWSYRKTLFGSDGGPNRIPEALDPKTDAAKIRAIFAHPEYARRGLGSLILKHCEDAAADAGFTRLEMGSTLTGAPVYRLRGYVDHERVDVPLPNGEVLPVIRMTKTL; encoded by the coding sequence ATGCCCACGCTCGATGTCAGCGTCCGCGCTGCGACCGAAGCCGACTTGCCGGCGCTGCACGAACTCATTGAGCGCTCCTGCCGCGAGCTCCAAGCCGACGACTACACGCCCGCGCAGCTCGATGGCGCGCTCGGCCACGCTCTTGGCGTGGACACCCAACTCATCCACGACCGGACCTACTTCGTGGCGGAGTTGGATGGGAAGATTGTCGCCAGCGGTGGCTGGAGCTACCGCAAAACGCTCTTCGGCAGCGATGGCGGCCCGAACCGCATTCCCGAGGCGCTCGATCCCAAGACCGATGCGGCCAAGATCAGGGCGATTTTTGCTCATCCGGAATACGCGCGTCGCGGCCTCGGGAGCCTGATTCTCAAGCACTGTGAGGATGCCGCGGCAGACGCAGGATTCACACGGTTGGAGATGGGATCCACCCTGACGGGGGCACCCGTGTACCGGCTGCGCGGCTATGTGGACCATGAGCGGGTGGACGTTCCGCTGCCGAATGGCGAGGTGCTGCCGGTGATCAGGATGACGAAGACGCTCTGA
- the dnaE gene encoding DNA polymerase III subunit alpha: MPPEFVHLHLHTDYSMLDGASDVEKLVARVKELGQPAVAMTDHGNIYGAVHFQNAAKEKGVKAILGCELYICQKENHREAPEGDKYNHLIVLAENEEGYRNLVKIVSEASLHGFYYKPRVSKNFLAEHSKGLIGLSACLKGEVAERLTEGKYEAAKKAATTFGDIFGANNFYLEIQDQGLEEEKRIHQGLFDLEKDLGYPMVATNDSHYLCEDDSHAQDVMVCIQTGKSIHDTNRMKFSTNQFFVKSAHEMSQVFTGADRVLARTMEIAERCNVKLEKVKNPFPRFDVPEGMSIDSYFEDVARRGMAKRMNLMRDLQSAGRLRHTFAEYEERLNFEIDTIKKMQFPGYFLIVWDFIRYARENNIPVGPGRGSAAGSLVAYAMTITDVDPLQNNLLFQRFLNPERISMPDIDVDFCMNRRGEVIKYVTEKYGRDQVAQIITFGTMAAKAAIKDCGRAMDIPYAEVDRVAKMVPTTINITIDGALKDSPMLATAYESEPQVKELIDTAKRLEGLVRNSGVHASAVVIAPQPLTDLVPLHKTKNDEIVTAYDMKAVEKMGLLKMDFLGLTTLTILDDALKLIDQTQGVKIELEKLPFDDKQTYERIFHSGYTSGVFQFESSGMRDVLRKYKPDTVEDLTALNALYRPGPIQGGMIDDFINRKWGRAKVDYFHDDLKTILVETLGVIVYQEQVMQIANKLAGYSLGDADLLRRAMGKKDAKEMEKQRDRFTKGAIDRGYDKQLTVHIFDLMEQFAGYGFNKSHSAAYALLAYHTAYLKTHFPIEFMAALLTSVSGSTDDVVKYINECRDMGIEVRPPDVNVSLASFTPDQGAIRFGLSAIKNLGHNAIESIVTARQAIGKFSSFFEFCEKVDLRLLNKRVVESLIKSGAMDPLGRRSQLFAVIDKAMEAAQKTQRDAESGQHGLFGVFDEEPVAGKKVDSLPNVPDWDEHQRLANEKEILGFFITGHPMEKYKDKLADFRAMSTEDLKNMRTSTAKGEEYYVGGVMSGVKVAKSKKGDMYALGTLEDIHGAVSFLCFNENYKRLVDKLKLEVPVLVKGAIRIEEDNPPKIMVSDIIPLDTAVPKLPQKVRVRVPLNSSTEGTLDALHGIFGECKGTAKVLFDLEMPGDFLVVMEAESYNVQADRAFVARVEELCGRGAVRAID, encoded by the coding sequence ATGCCCCCTGAATTCGTCCATCTCCACCTGCATACCGACTACTCCATGCTCGACGGCGCCAGCGACGTCGAAAAGCTCGTTGCGCGCGTGAAAGAACTCGGCCAGCCGGCGGTCGCCATGACCGACCACGGCAATATCTATGGCGCGGTGCACTTTCAGAACGCTGCGAAAGAGAAGGGCGTCAAGGCGATCCTCGGGTGCGAGCTCTATATCTGCCAGAAGGAGAACCACCGGGAAGCGCCGGAGGGCGACAAGTACAACCACCTCATTGTTCTCGCCGAGAACGAAGAGGGTTACCGCAACCTGGTCAAGATCGTGAGCGAGGCCTCGCTGCATGGCTTCTATTACAAGCCGCGCGTGAGCAAGAATTTTCTCGCCGAACACTCCAAGGGATTGATCGGGCTCTCGGCGTGCCTGAAGGGTGAAGTCGCCGAGCGGCTGACGGAAGGGAAGTACGAAGCCGCGAAGAAGGCTGCCACTACCTTTGGCGACATCTTTGGCGCGAACAACTTCTATCTCGAAATCCAGGACCAGGGTCTCGAAGAAGAGAAGCGGATTCACCAGGGGCTTTTCGATCTCGAGAAAGATCTCGGCTATCCGATGGTGGCCACCAACGACAGCCACTATCTTTGCGAAGACGACAGCCACGCGCAGGACGTGATGGTCTGCATCCAGACCGGCAAATCCATCCACGATACCAACCGGATGAAGTTTTCCACCAACCAGTTCTTCGTGAAGAGCGCGCACGAGATGTCGCAAGTCTTTACCGGCGCCGATCGCGTGCTCGCGCGGACGATGGAAATCGCCGAGCGCTGCAACGTGAAGCTCGAAAAGGTGAAGAACCCATTCCCGCGCTTCGACGTTCCCGAAGGCATGTCGATTGACAGCTACTTCGAAGACGTGGCGCGCCGAGGCATGGCCAAACGCATGAACCTGATGCGCGATCTCCAGTCCGCCGGACGCCTTCGCCACACCTTCGCGGAATACGAAGAGCGCCTCAACTTCGAGATCGACACGATTAAGAAGATGCAGTTCCCAGGCTACTTCCTCATCGTGTGGGACTTCATCCGCTACGCCCGCGAGAACAACATTCCCGTCGGCCCGGGGCGTGGATCGGCCGCCGGATCGCTCGTCGCTTATGCGATGACCATCACTGACGTCGATCCGCTGCAGAACAACCTGCTCTTCCAGCGCTTCCTCAATCCCGAACGTATCTCGATGCCTGATATCGACGTGGACTTCTGCATGAACCGTCGCGGCGAGGTCATCAAGTACGTGACCGAGAAGTATGGCCGCGACCAGGTGGCGCAGATCATCACCTTCGGCACCATGGCTGCGAAGGCCGCGATTAAAGACTGCGGCCGCGCCATGGACATCCCGTACGCCGAGGTCGATCGCGTGGCGAAGATGGTGCCCACCACCATCAACATCACGATTGATGGCGCGCTCAAAGATTCGCCGATGCTCGCCACCGCCTACGAATCTGAGCCTCAGGTAAAAGAGCTCATCGACACCGCCAAGCGCCTCGAAGGCCTGGTGCGCAACTCGGGCGTGCACGCTTCCGCTGTGGTGATCGCGCCGCAGCCGCTTACCGACCTCGTCCCGCTGCATAAGACGAAGAACGACGAAATCGTCACCGCCTACGACATGAAGGCGGTCGAAAAGATGGGCCTGCTGAAGATGGACTTCCTCGGGCTCACTACGCTCACTATTCTCGACGACGCTCTCAAACTCATCGACCAGACCCAGGGCGTGAAGATCGAGCTCGAGAAGCTTCCGTTCGACGACAAGCAGACCTACGAGCGCATCTTCCACAGCGGATACACGAGCGGCGTCTTCCAGTTTGAAAGTTCGGGCATGCGTGATGTGCTGCGCAAGTACAAGCCCGATACCGTCGAAGACCTTACCGCTCTCAACGCACTGTACCGCCCCGGCCCAATTCAGGGCGGCATGATCGATGACTTCATCAACCGCAAGTGGGGCCGCGCCAAGGTCGACTACTTCCATGACGATCTCAAAACCATCCTGGTCGAGACCCTCGGCGTCATCGTGTACCAGGAGCAGGTGATGCAGATCGCCAACAAACTCGCAGGATACTCACTCGGTGATGCTGACCTGCTCCGGCGCGCGATGGGTAAAAAAGACGCGAAGGAGATGGAGAAGCAACGCGACCGCTTCACCAAGGGTGCGATCGATCGCGGCTACGACAAGCAGCTCACGGTCCACATCTTCGACCTGATGGAACAGTTCGCGGGCTACGGCTTCAACAAGTCGCACTCCGCCGCTTACGCACTGCTCGCGTATCACACCGCATATCTCAAGACGCATTTTCCCATCGAGTTCATGGCGGCGCTGCTCACCTCGGTCTCCGGCAGCACCGACGACGTGGTGAAGTACATCAACGAGTGCCGCGACATGGGCATTGAAGTTCGTCCGCCGGACGTGAACGTTTCGCTGGCGAGTTTTACGCCCGACCAAGGGGCGATTCGCTTCGGACTTTCAGCAATCAAGAACCTCGGACACAACGCGATTGAGTCCATCGTTACGGCCCGACAGGCCATCGGTAAGTTCTCTTCTTTCTTCGAGTTCTGTGAGAAGGTTGATCTAAGGCTTCTCAATAAACGTGTTGTCGAGTCGCTGATCAAGAGTGGTGCCATGGATCCGCTCGGCCGCCGCTCGCAGCTCTTTGCCGTCATCGACAAGGCCATGGAAGCTGCGCAGAAAACCCAGCGCGATGCCGAGTCCGGACAGCACGGCTTATTCGGCGTCTTCGACGAAGAGCCGGTCGCAGGGAAGAAGGTCGACTCGCTTCCTAACGTCCCTGACTGGGATGAGCACCAACGCCTCGCCAACGAGAAAGAAATCCTCGGCTTCTTCATCACCGGTCATCCGATGGAGAAGTACAAGGACAAGCTCGCCGACTTCCGCGCGATGAGCACAGAAGACCTCAAGAACATGCGCACCTCCACCGCGAAAGGCGAGGAGTACTACGTTGGAGGCGTGATGAGCGGCGTGAAAGTCGCGAAGTCGAAGAAGGGCGACATGTACGCGCTCGGCACGTTGGAAGACATCCACGGCGCAGTGAGCTTCCTCTGCTTCAACGAAAACTACAAGCGGCTGGTCGACAAGCTGAAACTCGAAGTGCCGGTACTGGTGAAGGGCGCAATCCGCATTGAAGAAGATAATCCGCCAAAGATCATGGTGAGCGACATCATCCCTCTCGACACCGCCGTGCCCAAGCTGCCGCAGAAGGTTCGTGTGCGGGTGCCGCTGAATAGCTCAACGGAAGGCACGCTCGACGCGCTGCACGGAATCTTTGGCGAGTGCAAGGGAACGGCTAAAGTGCTCTTTGATTTGGAGATGCCGGGCGACTTCCTAGTGGTAATGGAAGCGGAAAGCTATAATGTTCAAGCGGACCGGGCGTTTGTCGCGCGGGTAGAGGAGTTGTGCGGCCGCGGTGCAGTTCGAGCCATCGACTAA